In Arthrobacter ramosus, one DNA window encodes the following:
- a CDS encoding extracellular solute-binding protein encodes MVKLALRSAAIAVTAAAVSISLAACGSSGPASSAGNADSATMWGLTGGNQPVLQKSIDAWNKAHPDEAVKLDFFANDAYKTKVRTAVGAGQGPTFVYGWGGGVLKSYVDAGQVADLSDFVASNPDVKNRYLPSVLKNGVIDGKTYALPNNNVQPVVLYYNKEVFDKIGAQAPKTWDELMALVPKFKAAGIAPFSLGGQSKWPDLMWLEYLVERIGGPDVFANIAANKPGAWSDPAVKEALSKIQNLVDAGGFANGFSSIAADSNADQALLYTGKAAMILQGGWIYQSMKKDAADFVKNGKLGYVTFPAVSGGKGDPANVVGNPSNFWSISSKATDSQKKAALDYVKSGMFTDADTQALIDSGAVPVTTGIESKLAASPDKDFLSYVYGMAKNAPSFTLSWDQALSPAQGDAMLANLDQIFLKKISPDQFVSTMNATIGK; translated from the coding sequence ATGGTAAAACTCGCGTTGCGTTCAGCAGCGATCGCCGTCACTGCTGCGGCCGTATCGATCTCCCTCGCAGCTTGCGGATCAAGTGGACCGGCAAGTTCGGCAGGAAACGCCGATTCGGCCACCATGTGGGGCCTTACGGGCGGTAACCAGCCCGTACTCCAGAAGTCCATCGACGCATGGAACAAAGCCCACCCGGACGAGGCCGTCAAGCTCGACTTCTTCGCGAACGACGCGTACAAGACCAAGGTGCGCACCGCCGTCGGCGCCGGGCAAGGACCCACCTTCGTTTACGGTTGGGGCGGCGGCGTCCTGAAATCCTATGTCGACGCCGGCCAAGTGGCCGACCTTTCGGACTTCGTAGCGTCAAACCCCGATGTCAAGAACCGCTACCTGCCGTCCGTGCTCAAGAACGGCGTGATCGACGGCAAGACGTATGCCCTGCCCAACAACAACGTGCAGCCCGTCGTCCTGTACTACAACAAGGAAGTCTTCGATAAGATCGGCGCCCAGGCTCCGAAGACCTGGGATGAACTGATGGCCCTGGTACCGAAGTTCAAGGCAGCAGGCATCGCTCCCTTCTCCCTGGGTGGCCAGTCCAAGTGGCCAGACCTGATGTGGCTTGAATACCTGGTGGAGCGCATCGGCGGACCCGACGTCTTCGCGAACATCGCCGCCAACAAGCCCGGCGCCTGGTCCGATCCCGCGGTCAAGGAAGCCCTGAGCAAGATCCAGAACCTGGTGGACGCCGGCGGATTCGCCAATGGCTTCTCCTCCATCGCCGCCGACAGTAACGCGGACCAGGCCCTCCTCTACACCGGCAAGGCCGCGATGATCCTGCAGGGTGGCTGGATCTACCAGAGCATGAAGAAGGACGCCGCGGACTTCGTCAAGAACGGCAAGCTTGGCTACGTCACTTTCCCCGCCGTTTCCGGCGGCAAGGGCGATCCGGCCAACGTCGTGGGCAACCCCTCCAACTTCTGGTCGATCTCTTCGAAGGCAACTGACAGCCAGAAGAAGGCAGCGCTCGACTACGTCAAGAGCGGAATGTTCACCGACGCCGACACGCAGGCATTGATCGATTCCGGAGCCGTTCCCGTGACCACGGGCATCGAAAGCAAGCTGGCCGCATCGCCGGACAAGGACTTCCTGAGCTACGTGTACGGCATGGCCAAGAACGCACCCAGCTTCACCCTCTCGTGGGACCAGGCCCTCAGCCCTGCCCAGGGAGACGCCATGTTGGCGAACCTGGACCAGATCTTCCTGAAGAAGATCAGCCCCGATCAGTTCGTCTCAACCATGAACGCCACGATCGGAAAGTAA
- a CDS encoding potassium-transporting ATPase subunit F, which translates to MWLVLFIAGLCLFGYLLAVLIHPEKW; encoded by the coding sequence ATGTGGTTGGTCCTGTTCATCGCAGGGCTGTGTCTGTTCGGCTACCTGTTGGCCGTGTTGATCCACCCGGAAAAGTGGTGA
- a CDS encoding LacI family DNA-binding transcriptional regulator, which yields MASNERPAKVTLAAIAREAGVSMPTVSKVVNGREDVAAGTRAKVLTALERTGYKSPLQRKNVADRRPVVEVVLDTLNSAYGVEVLNGVLEHAAASDVEVLLNITGQQSASTLSPEQRAQRIVDEGRSGMIVVTSAFSSAQLDPFRRRQIPIVVIDPLNPPPGDVVSVGASNWAGGKAATAHLLDLGHRRIAYLGGPEAAECNQARLHGYMAALMAKGVPVEERYILSGPFRSENGVAGMKTLLQLEERPTAIFAASDSIALGVLAEARRQKIRIPEDISVVGFDGTYQAEESVPPLTSVSQPLQEMGRAALRFVLRQMRGDAVDSRRVELATHLVVRESTAPLA from the coding sequence ATGGCTAGCAATGAACGTCCCGCCAAGGTGACATTGGCTGCCATTGCCCGGGAGGCGGGAGTCTCGATGCCGACAGTCTCGAAGGTCGTCAATGGGCGCGAGGACGTTGCCGCCGGCACGCGTGCCAAAGTTCTTACCGCGCTGGAGCGGACGGGATATAAGTCCCCGCTTCAGCGAAAGAACGTCGCCGACCGCCGGCCCGTGGTGGAGGTTGTGCTCGACACCTTGAACTCGGCGTATGGGGTGGAAGTGCTCAATGGCGTGCTGGAGCACGCGGCCGCCTCCGACGTCGAAGTACTGCTCAACATCACCGGCCAGCAATCGGCGTCGACGCTGAGCCCCGAGCAGAGGGCGCAGCGAATCGTCGACGAAGGCCGCAGTGGCATGATCGTGGTGACCTCGGCGTTCAGTTCGGCCCAGTTGGATCCATTTCGACGGCGGCAGATACCTATCGTTGTCATCGACCCGCTCAACCCCCCGCCGGGTGACGTGGTCAGCGTCGGCGCCAGCAATTGGGCCGGGGGCAAGGCCGCCACGGCCCACCTGCTGGATCTAGGGCACCGCAGGATTGCCTACCTGGGCGGGCCGGAAGCGGCCGAGTGCAACCAGGCCCGGCTGCACGGCTACATGGCCGCGCTGATGGCGAAAGGGGTGCCCGTCGAGGAGCGCTACATCCTGTCGGGACCCTTCCGCTCCGAGAATGGTGTGGCGGGAATGAAAACCCTGCTTCAACTCGAAGAGCGCCCAACGGCAATCTTCGCCGCAAGCGACAGCATCGCCTTGGGCGTGCTCGCCGAGGCGCGTCGGCAAAAGATCCGCATCCCGGAGGACATCAGCGTGGTGGGATTCGACGGGACCTACCAAGCGGAGGAATCGGTCCCGCCACTGACGTCCGTATCCCAGCCGCTGCAGGAGATGGGCCGCGCCGCCCTGCGATTTGTCCTGCGCCAAATGCGGGGTGACGCGGTGGACTCTCGGCGGGTGGAACTCGCTACGCACCTCGTAGTCCGCGAATCCACGGCGCCGCTGGCGTAG
- a CDS encoding APC family permease produces MTTLSRPPADPSAPRPGGMASLRTWLLFGLQDSKGSHQGPGAVGDPHLKKHSWWQVMCLTGVDYFSTLGYQPAIAALAAGVISPLATIVLVAVTLLGALPVYHRVAGESHRGEGSIAMLERLLPRWGGKILVLVLLGFAATDFMITMTLSAADATAHAIQNPLAPGWLQGQNILVTLFLLALLAAVFLRGFKEAIGVAVVLVIVYLSLNVVVVLSTFVEVFAHPVAVGDWWHALSTSHGNPLMVVGIALLVFPKLALGLSGFETGVAVMPQIRGRASDTEENPAGRIKGTRRLLTTAAVIMSSFLIATSFTTVVLIPEKEFQPGGQADGRALAFLAHQYLGVGFGTVYDLSTIAILWFAGASAMAGLLNLVPRYLPRYGMAPGWARAVRPLVLVFTLIGFLITFLFNADVDAQGGAYATGVLVLMTSAAVAVTLSARRLRQRKRTVGFGIIAIVFIYTTIANIFERPEGIRIAAIFIVGIIVISLLSRIRRSFELHATHVHLDRQALEFMSTNLSGPIALIAHEPLRLTAEAYRDKLTSAIEVSHIPVDYQALFLEVIVDDSSDFETALEVRGVVRHGHQILEVHGPVVPNTIASVLLHIRDVTGLMPHIYFRWTEGNPVINLLRFLFLGEGEIAPVTREVLREAEPDVSRRPWVHVG; encoded by the coding sequence ATGACTACCTTGAGCAGGCCCCCGGCTGATCCTTCGGCGCCACGGCCCGGCGGTATGGCCTCCTTGCGGACATGGCTGTTGTTCGGACTGCAGGACTCCAAAGGATCGCACCAAGGCCCCGGCGCGGTGGGCGATCCCCATCTGAAGAAGCATTCGTGGTGGCAGGTCATGTGCCTCACCGGCGTCGACTATTTCTCCACCCTCGGCTACCAGCCGGCCATCGCAGCCTTGGCTGCGGGAGTGATCTCCCCCTTGGCCACCATCGTCCTGGTGGCCGTCACGCTGCTGGGCGCCCTGCCCGTGTACCACCGCGTCGCCGGGGAAAGCCACCGCGGCGAGGGATCCATTGCCATGCTTGAGCGCCTCTTGCCACGCTGGGGAGGGAAGATCCTCGTCCTCGTTCTCCTCGGGTTCGCCGCAACGGACTTCATGATCACCATGACCCTCTCGGCCGCGGATGCCACGGCCCACGCGATCCAGAATCCGCTCGCCCCGGGCTGGCTGCAGGGACAGAACATCCTGGTTACTTTGTTCCTGCTCGCCCTGCTGGCCGCCGTATTCCTGCGTGGATTCAAGGAAGCCATCGGCGTGGCCGTGGTCCTCGTCATCGTCTATCTGAGCCTCAACGTCGTGGTCGTCCTCTCAACCTTTGTCGAGGTGTTCGCCCATCCGGTCGCAGTAGGCGACTGGTGGCATGCCCTGTCGACGTCGCACGGAAACCCGCTCATGGTGGTCGGCATCGCCCTGCTCGTTTTTCCCAAACTCGCCCTGGGCCTGTCCGGATTCGAGACCGGAGTCGCAGTGATGCCCCAGATCCGCGGACGCGCTTCGGACACCGAGGAAAACCCTGCCGGACGGATCAAGGGAACCCGCCGCCTCCTGACCACGGCAGCAGTCATCATGAGTTCATTCCTGATCGCTACCAGTTTCACCACCGTGGTGCTAATTCCGGAGAAGGAATTCCAGCCCGGCGGCCAGGCCGATGGACGCGCCCTGGCATTCCTGGCGCACCAATATCTCGGCGTGGGGTTCGGCACTGTCTACGACCTCAGCACCATCGCCATTCTGTGGTTCGCAGGCGCCTCCGCCATGGCCGGGCTGCTGAACCTGGTCCCGCGGTACCTGCCGCGATATGGAATGGCACCGGGATGGGCCCGGGCGGTACGCCCACTGGTGTTGGTGTTCACCCTCATCGGGTTCCTGATCACGTTCCTTTTCAATGCCGACGTCGACGCCCAGGGTGGCGCGTACGCGACCGGCGTGTTGGTGCTGATGACATCGGCAGCCGTGGCGGTGACCCTCTCCGCGCGCCGCTTGAGGCAGCGCAAGCGCACGGTCGGATTCGGCATCATCGCCATAGTGTTTATTTACACCACCATTGCCAACATCTTCGAACGTCCGGAAGGCATCCGGATCGCCGCGATCTTTATCGTGGGGATCATTGTAATCTCCCTGCTTTCCAGGATCCGGCGCTCCTTTGAACTGCACGCCACCCACGTCCATCTGGACCGCCAGGCACTGGAATTCATGTCCACCAACCTGAGCGGCCCGATCGCGCTCATCGCCCACGAACCTCTCCGCCTCACCGCGGAGGCCTACCGGGACAAACTCACCTCAGCCATCGAGGTCAGCCACATTCCGGTGGATTACCAGGCGCTCTTCCTGGAAGTGATCGTGGACGATTCCTCCGACTTCGAAACGGCACTCGAAGTCCGTGGCGTGGTTCGGCACGGACACCAGATCCTCGAAGTCCACGGCCCCGTGGTCCCCAACACCATCGCCTCAGTGCTGCTGCACATCCGCGACGTGACCGGCCTCATGCCGCACATCTACTTCCGCTGGACCGAAGGCAACCCGGTCATCAATCTCCTTCGCTTCCTGTTCCTCGGCGAAGGAGAGATCGCCCCGGTCACCAGGGAAGTCCTGCGTGAAGCCGAACCCGACGTCAGCCGGCGCCCGTGGGTCCACGTTGGCTAA